Proteins from one Esox lucius isolate fEsoLuc1 chromosome 19, fEsoLuc1.pri, whole genome shotgun sequence genomic window:
- the lmod2a gene encoding leiomodin-2a, giving the protein MSTFGYRNELKKYESVDEDELLAGLSFEEIQELERELADIDPDDNVPIGLRQKDQTAKTPTTTFSREALLKYWEDETRKLLEDDRSESSSKQDIMEGQTDFEYEDNNEESQNGMEENGSTKEEKRDKCKKESSSISGTYKLNVVDHLPAINPGNAFKKGDLKMTTTDKKLNVTPDRPCGNPTMIDEALDQTLRDDPTMSELNLNNIEDISQETLLRFSEALCANTHVRIFSLSNTRADDRVAFAVSKMLRENSSITNLNIDSNFVSGRGILELLASLQQNSTLVELRFHNQRHICGGQVEMEMVRLLRDNTTLLKLGYQFDLPGPRMTATSILTRNLDQQRQRRLQKQRKQVHPEATVHTQADSGPTGLVSVSPPSNKSTCSSTKHKRKDQTPNNGPSPTTLTPVLGLESDGNAPTRKIAEMIKQNEGSTKYQLGQKKPKSKRGKNGANKESSDILKELKNALQPSSRKTKDNPSCPLAPQRSARDDLMAAIRGSSIRSLRRVNLQ; this is encoded by the exons ATGAGTACCTTTGGGTACCGAAATGAGCTGAAGAAGTATGAAtcagtggatgaagatgagctGTTGGCTGGCCTGTCATTTGAGGAGATTCAGGAGCTGGAGAGGGAACTTGCTGACATTGACCCGGACGACAATGTACCAATTGGGCTGAGGCAGAAAGACCAGACTGCCAAGACACCTACAACTACTTTTTCCAGAGAGGCACTGTTAAAATACTGGGAGGATGAGACACGCAAACTGCTAGAGGATGACAGATCTGAATCATCCTCCAAACAG GACATCATGGAGGGACAGACTGATTTTGAGTATGAGGACAATAATGAGGAAAGCCAAAATGGAATGGAGGAGAATGGTTCAACTAAAGAGGAAAAAAGGGACAAATGCAAAAAGGAGTCTTCGTCTATATCTGGTACATATAAGCTGAATGTTGTTGACCACCTGCCTGCAATAAATCCAGGGAATGCTTTTAAAAAGGGTGACTTGAAGATGACAACCACagacaaaaaactaaatgtgaCTCCAGACAGACCTTGCGGAAACCCTACTATGATTGACGAGGCCCTTGACCAGACCCTTCGGGATGATCCCACGATGAGTGAGCTCAACCTCAACAACATTGAAGACATCTCTCAGGAGACCTTGCTGCGTTTCTCTGAAGCTCTGTGTGCCAACACACATGTACGCATTTTCAGCCTTTCCAACACCCGGGCTGACGACCGGGTTGCTTTCGCTGTCTCCAAGATGCTTCGGGAAAACAGCTCCATCACCAACCTCAACATTGACTCCAACTTTGTGTCCGGCCGCGGCATTTTGGAGCTTTTGGCATCGCTCCAACAAAACAGCACCCTGGTGGAGCTGCGCTTCCACAACCAGAGGCATATTTGCGGGGGCCAGGTTGAGATGGAGATGGTTCGACTCCTAAGGGACAACACCACCCTCCTCAAGCTGGGCTACCAATTTGATCTACCAGGCCCAAGGATGACAGCCACCAGTATTCTGACCCGCAACCTGGACCAACAGAGACAAAGACGACTGCAAAAACAGAGGAAGCAAGTCCATCCTGAAGCAACAGTCCACACCCAGGCCGATTCTGGGCCAACCGGTCTGGTTTCTGTATCGCCTCCTTCAAACAAATCAACTTGTTCCTCTACAAAACATAAGCGGAAGGACCAAACCCCAAACAACGGCCCTTCTCCAACTACCCTTACTCCAGTCCTTGGCCTTGAGTCTGATGGAAATGCACCAACCAGGAAGATTGCAGAGATGATTAAACAAAATGAAGGGAGCACTAAGTATCAGTTGGGCCAAAAGAAACCCAAATCCAAGAGGGGTAAGAATGGGGCCAACAAGGAAAGCTCTGATATTCTCAAGGAGCTGAAGAATGCCTTGCAGCCTTCTTCAAGAAAGACAAAAGACAACCCATCCTGTCCACTAGCGCCTCAGAGGTCGGCTCGTGATGATTTGATGGCTGCCATTCGTGGGAGCAGCATTAGATCACTCAGAAGG GTGAATCTCCAGTAA
- the wasla gene encoding WASP like actin nucleation promoting factor a — translation MNNHPPQRRVGNIGSILLTPQENECLFNYLGRKCIALCSAVVQVYGADRSLSWVKRCCGVACLIKDNPLKSYFIRVFDIKEGKTMFEQELYNNFSINSSRSYFFSFAGDNCQVGLNFASEEEAKRFRAALNDLLSRRQRKTEKRRDPANGLALPMATVDIKNPEINNVRFHNSHHQQPSQPHHINNMLHSSLSKKEKKVKGKRKKLTKADIGTPSNFQHIGHVGWDPNTGFDLNNLDPELKNLFDMCGISEAQLKDKETSKVIYDFIEKKGGVEAVKNELRRQAPPPPPSRGGPPPRPHSSSPAPPPPPLRGGRGAPPPPPPSRAPTSAPPPPPPSRPGTLGAPPPPPPPPPTRGSHGHQPPLPPPPSHAALAAQAPPAPPPPPSAAPPSGGGVTPPLPPPPPPPGPPPPPEVNCGVVSPHSPPGSGGKSALLEQIRGGTQLKKVDPPAPKPPATVVGRDALLDQIRQGIQLKTVPDSPDSGSLTPAPSAGIVGALMEVMQKRSKAIHSSDEDEDDDDEEDFEDDEEWDD, via the exons ATGAATAACCATCCTCCGCAACGGCGGGTTGGAAATATTGGATCCATACTACTCACCCCGCAAGAGAACGAATGCCTCTTCAACTACCTGGGCAGAAAATGCATT GCCTTGTGCTCTGCAGTGGTCCAGGTGTATGGGGCAGACAGGAGCTTGTCCTGGGTGAAAAGGTGCTGTGGAGTGGCCTGTCTCATCAAGGATAACCCGCTGAAGTCCTACTTCATCAGGGTTTTTGACATTAAG GAAGGGAAAACCATGTTTGAACAGGAGCTCTACAACAACTTCTCAATCAACAGCTCTAGATcatatttcttttcttttgcagGCGAT AACTGCCAGGTGGGGCTGAACTTCGCAAGCGAGGAAGAGGCCAAGCGATTTAGAGCTGCGCTTAACGATTTGCTCAGCAGACGGCAACGTAAAACAG AGAAAAGACGTGACCCTGCAAATG GCCTGGCTCTCCCCATGGCCACAGTGGACATCAAGAACCCAGAGATCAACAATGTTCGCTTCCACAACtcccaccaccagcagccttcCCAGCCCCACCACATCAACAACATGCTGCACAGCAGCCTCAGCAAGAAGGAGAAGAAAGTCAAGGGCAAGAGGAAGAAGCTCACCAAGGCAGACATAGGCACCCCCAGCAACTTCCA GCACATCGGTCATGTGGGCTGGGACCCAAACACCGGCTTCGAT TTGAATAACCTGGACCCTGAGCTGAAGAACCTGTTCGACATGTGTGGCATCTCTGAGGCTCAACTCAAAGACAAGGAGACCTCCAAGGTCATCTACGACTTCATCGAAAAGAAAGGAGGCGTTGAGGCCGTCAAGAACGAACTCCGAAGGCAAG CCCCGCCCCCGCCTCCCTCTCGGGGTGGCCCCCCTCCCCGGCCCCACAGCTCAAGTcctgcccctccacccccaccatTGCGCGGTGGCCGGGGTGCCCCGCCGCCGCCTCCCCCCTCTCGGGCCCCAACCTCtgcccctcccccaccacccccttCCAGGCCTGGTACCCTAGGagcccccccacctcctccccctccgCCCCCCACCAGAGGTAGCCACGGCCACCAGCCACCTCTTCCCCCTCCGCCCTCGCACGCTGCCCTCGCAGCCCAGGCCCCGCCGGCGCCACCGCCTCCACCCTCAGCAGCCCCACCCTCCGGAGGCGGGGTGACACCTCCTTTGCCTCCTCCCCCGCCCCCACCTGGACCGCCGCCTCCTCCAGAGGTGAACTGTGGGGTGGTGTCGCCGCACTCTCCTCCAGGTTCGGGGGGTAAGTCGGCCCTGCTGGAGCAGATCCGTGGCGGCACCCAGCTCAAGAAGGTCGACCCACCGGCTCCCAAGCCACCGGCCACTGTGGTGGGGCGGGATGCGTTGCTAGACCAGATACGGCAGGGCATCCAGCTCAAAACC GTCCCAGACAGTCCAGACTCTGGCTCCCTTACACCAGCTCCCTCGGCAGGCATAGTGGGGGCTCTTATGGAAGTAATGCAGAAGAGAAGCAAAGCCATCCACTCCTCCG atgaagatgaagatgatgatgatgaggaggattTCGAGGATGATGAGGAATGGGATGACTAG